GACACCACTAACGCGAACACGATGGGGGATCGCCGCCTGCTCCAGCAAACGTCGACGGGCGGGAGACGCCGAGGCAAGGAGGAGCACGAAAACACAACGCTGAACAACGGTTCGTAGGCTGCCAGGAATAGGCCGTATTGCCATCGCTCACCCCACCGACCTGCTCGACCAACGCAGCCGCAATCGGGCCAGTAGGGCAATGCGCTGCCTGCCATTTGCTGAAGCTGTTTATCGAGGCCTTCAAGAGCAGGGGCTGGATGCGGGCCAACTCCTCAACAACCCGCGCCTGTATCAACGCAAGGGGAGCTGGTATCGCAACAGCGATTCTCTCGAGAACGATCTGCTTTGGCTGATTTGCGTGGGGGTCCTACGCCGGGAAGTGGATGGCCAGGGCCTCACCAGCCGATTCCGACTGACACCCCTCG
The DNA window shown above is from Synechococcus sp. CC9902 and carries:
- a CDS encoding Npun_F0494 family protein, translated to MRCLPFAEAVYRGLQEQGLDAGQLLNNPRLYQRKGSWYRNSDSLENDLLWLICVGVLRREVDGQGLTSRFRLTPLGRQMLDDTPDLLRLPVSWNEWLQHWLRRRMS